The following are encoded together in the Paludisphaera mucosa genome:
- a CDS encoding creatininase family protein — protein sequence MRLQDLKWPEVDALSRDVPIVAPIAAVEQHGPHLPVFTDSMLLGEVARRAEEALGDRAVWAPLLWLGNSHHHMDFPGTVSAEPRTYLDVLAGLVENFLHHGFRRIVFLNGHGGNIVPSSQAVFEARQRHRDRKDLLLLSATYWATGPQPPDLGPDFEQDHMEHACEWETSMILRLAPHLVGPIDSLKFVSGSDGFAPAAHGWTTRDRSEAGYIGRPRHAGAEKGERLFQHFSAEVVAFLEKVVAWDGRTWAGNEGRA from the coding sequence ATGCGACTGCAAGACCTGAAATGGCCGGAGGTGGACGCGCTGTCGCGCGACGTGCCGATCGTCGCGCCGATCGCGGCCGTCGAGCAGCACGGGCCGCACCTGCCCGTGTTCACCGACAGCATGCTCCTGGGCGAGGTCGCCCGCCGCGCCGAGGAGGCGCTGGGCGACCGGGCCGTCTGGGCCCCCCTGCTCTGGCTCGGCAACTCGCATCATCATATGGACTTCCCCGGGACCGTCTCGGCCGAGCCGCGGACGTACCTCGACGTCCTCGCCGGCCTGGTCGAGAACTTCCTGCACCACGGCTTCCGGCGGATCGTCTTCCTGAACGGCCACGGCGGCAACATCGTGCCGTCGAGCCAGGCCGTCTTCGAGGCCCGCCAGCGGCACCGCGACCGCAAGGACCTGCTGCTGCTCTCGGCGACCTACTGGGCGACCGGGCCGCAGCCGCCGGACCTCGGGCCGGACTTCGAGCAGGACCACATGGAACACGCCTGCGAGTGGGAGACGTCGATGATCCTCCGGCTCGCGCCCCACCTCGTCGGGCCGATCGACTCGCTGAAATTCGTCAGCGGCTCCGACGGCTTCGCCCCCGCCGCGCACGGGTGGACCACCAGGGACCGGAGCGAGGCCGGCTACATCGGCCGGCCCCGGCACGCCGGCGCCGAGAAGGGCGAGCGGCTGTTCCAGCACTTCTCCGCCGAGGTCGTCGCCTTCCTGGAGAAGGTCGTCGCCTGGGACGGCCGCACGTGGGCCGGGAACGAGGGCCGCGCATGA
- a CDS encoding MFS transporter: protein MSTTDEATATSAPPIGWRTWAACGLMLLATALNYMDRQALAQQASEVQAELGLSNEHYGNLEFWFGIAFAVGGVATGFLVDALSLRWLYPAILLAWSAVGYLTGGARSYEELLMYRVLLGFFEAGQWPCALAASQRLLSRGNRALGNSILQSGASLGAIATPLIVLALNSGGLGGWRTPFRVIGALGAVWVVAWLVLIRPRDLEAPDRASAPGEAGDVAPSDRATAIRRIAVLIVVVIAINLCWQYFRAWMPKMLEKEHGYGKRDVQLFSSAYYLAAGVGCLAAGVLSRRLATGGRSVHGARMATFAACVALTGLSCLAAFAPASWLLLGLLLAIGFGSLGQFPTYYAFTQEISTRWMGRVTGVLSFTTWIVSGAMHKAIGQWIDRTGSYAEPTFLAGLVPVLALIALLAFWNAPRRAA, encoded by the coding sequence ATGAGCACCACCGACGAGGCGACCGCGACGTCCGCCCCCCCCATCGGCTGGCGGACCTGGGCCGCGTGCGGCCTGATGCTGCTGGCGACGGCGCTCAATTACATGGACCGCCAGGCCCTGGCGCAGCAGGCGAGCGAAGTCCAGGCCGAGCTGGGCCTCAGCAACGAGCACTACGGCAACCTCGAATTCTGGTTCGGGATCGCCTTCGCCGTCGGCGGCGTCGCCACCGGGTTCCTGGTCGACGCGCTCAGCCTGCGCTGGCTCTACCCGGCGATCCTGCTGGCCTGGTCGGCGGTCGGCTACCTCACCGGCGGGGCGCGGTCGTATGAAGAGTTGCTGATGTATCGAGTCCTGCTCGGGTTCTTCGAGGCCGGCCAGTGGCCGTGCGCGTTGGCGGCCTCGCAGCGGCTGCTCTCGCGCGGCAACCGGGCGCTGGGGAACAGCATCCTGCAGAGCGGGGCGTCGCTGGGGGCGATCGCGACGCCGCTCATCGTGCTGGCCCTGAACTCGGGCGGCCTGGGCGGCTGGCGGACCCCCTTCCGCGTGATCGGCGCGCTGGGGGCCGTGTGGGTCGTCGCCTGGCTCGTGCTGATCCGCCCCCGCGACCTGGAGGCGCCCGACCGCGCCTCGGCCCCGGGCGAGGCCGGCGACGTCGCGCCGTCGGACCGGGCGACGGCGATCCGCCGCATCGCCGTCCTGATCGTGGTGGTGATCGCGATCAACCTCTGCTGGCAGTACTTCCGGGCCTGGATGCCGAAGATGCTGGAGAAGGAGCACGGCTACGGCAAGCGGGACGTCCAGCTCTTCTCCTCGGCGTACTACCTGGCGGCGGGCGTCGGCTGCCTGGCGGCGGGCGTGCTCTCGCGGCGACTGGCGACCGGCGGCCGGTCGGTCCACGGCGCGCGGATGGCGACGTTCGCCGCCTGCGTCGCGCTGACGGGCCTGAGCTGCCTGGCGGCGTTCGCGCCCGCGTCGTGGCTGCTGCTCGGCCTGCTGCTGGCGATCGGCTTCGGCTCGCTCGGCCAGTTCCCGACCTACTACGCGTTCACCCAGGAGATCTCGACGCGCTGGATGGGCCGCGTCACGGGCGTGTTGAGCTTCACGACCTGGATCGTCTCGGGCGCGATGCACAAGGCCATCGGCCAGTGGATCGACCGGACCGGCTCCTACGCCGAGCCCACGTTCCTCGCCGGGCTCGTCCCCGTCCTCGCCCTGATCGCCCTCCTCGCCTTCTGGAACGCCCCCCGCCGGGCGGCCTGA